A genomic window from Sanguibacter antarcticus includes:
- a CDS encoding EscU/YscU/HrcU family type III secretion system export apparatus switch protein produces the protein MSDDSGEKTEQATPKRMKEVRKDGSLQKSQDVSAWVGIGSAVVTMPLVLERAAGAAEEQVVTLRSVIANPDPLEVVDLLGTAMGTILTSVQPMLIAVVLAALIGNAVQGGVHISTKKLKPKFSQFNLVKGVKNTFGTQALWQGVKALAKTLVVGFVLYLAVQNLTPVLLTAGGLSVDALLSAATGGIATLLWSAVVAGIALAIADVVVIMKRNKKKTRMSKFEIKQENKQQEGDPQLKGAIRSKQIAMSRNRMIADVASADVVLVNPTHVAVALRYEAGKGAPRVVAKGSGHVAARIREVAAEKRVPMVEDVPLARALHGACEIGQEVPADLFTAVAQVLAFVMALKRRGGAGAGIRTMPVPTIVPPSATSARTTAA, from the coding sequence CGCAGGACGTGAGCGCGTGGGTCGGTATCGGCTCGGCCGTCGTGACGATGCCGCTGGTGCTCGAGCGGGCAGCCGGGGCCGCCGAGGAGCAGGTCGTGACGCTGCGCTCGGTCATCGCGAACCCTGACCCGCTCGAGGTCGTCGACCTCCTCGGCACCGCGATGGGCACCATCCTCACGTCGGTGCAGCCGATGCTCATCGCTGTGGTGCTGGCCGCGCTCATCGGCAACGCCGTCCAGGGCGGCGTCCACATCTCGACGAAGAAGCTCAAGCCGAAGTTCAGCCAGTTCAACCTCGTCAAGGGCGTCAAGAACACGTTCGGCACCCAGGCGCTCTGGCAGGGGGTCAAGGCCCTCGCCAAGACGCTCGTGGTCGGGTTCGTCCTGTATCTCGCGGTGCAGAACCTCACGCCGGTGCTGCTCACGGCCGGCGGGCTGTCCGTGGACGCGCTGCTCTCGGCAGCGACCGGCGGCATCGCGACGCTCTTGTGGTCCGCGGTCGTGGCCGGCATTGCGCTCGCGATCGCCGACGTGGTCGTGATCATGAAGCGCAACAAGAAGAAGACCCGCATGTCGAAGTTCGAGATCAAGCAGGAGAACAAGCAGCAGGAGGGCGACCCGCAGCTCAAGGGCGCCATCCGGTCGAAGCAGATCGCGATGAGCCGCAACCGCATGATCGCCGACGTGGCGTCCGCGGACGTGGTGCTCGTCAACCCGACGCACGTCGCGGTGGCTCTGCGGTACGAGGCAGGCAAGGGCGCACCGCGGGTCGTGGCCAAGGGGTCGGGCCACGTCGCGGCCCGGATCCGTGAGGTCGCCGCCGAGAAGCGGGTCCCCATGGTCGAGGACGTCCCGCTCGCCCGGGCGCTCCACGGAGCCTGCGAGATCGGCCAGGAGGTCCCTGCCGACCTGTTCACCGCCGTCGCCCAGGTGCTCGCGTTCGTCATGGCGCTCAAGCGCCGTGGGGGAGCGGGCGCCGGGATCCGCACGATGCCCGTGCCCACCATCGTTCCACCGTCAGCCACCAGCGCGAGGACAACTGCCGCATGA
- a CDS encoding flagellar biosynthesis protein FlhA has translation MKNRDIGKMAVPIGIVGVVLLLVIPLPAWMLDFLIVVNIVGSLVILLTTMYVKRPLDFSVFPSLLLVATLFRLGLNVASTRLVLRDAYAGDVIEAFGHFVVGGSLIIGLVIFLILVVIQFVVITNGAGRVAEVGARFTLDAMPGKQMAIDADLNSGLITEDAARQRRADVAAEADFYGAMDGGSKFVKGDAIAGIIITIVNILGGIAIGLVQRGMEISEAINTYSLLTIGDGLVTQIPALLLSVSTGLIVTRATAESDLGTSTSKQLSQSRTSLLIAGGAAVSLALLPGMPKLPFMVVGALLLLASQRIKATEAREAKDELLEQAVAVAGPAADTPERLIEEMRVSALEILLAPDLVDLVSSGSDDDLLARIRGLRRKIALDLGIVVPPVRTRDSVELPASTYVLRISGVEAARGEVPPGRVLALGDDLGSLPGTEVHEPVFGLAGKWVPSEMRFAAEMTGATVVDRVSVLITHLSSVIGANADRLLSREDVRVLTDGVKQVNPSVVDELVPGLLSLGEVQRILQRLLAEHVPIRDLGRIYEALSLRAKVSSDPEGLVEAARLTLAPALTAQHSRDGLLRVMTLDPVLEQALLEGLRPGDQGSQILLDPARLDAMIRSYVTGRTAAENQGHVVVLVCAPALRPALHSLIVLHHGEAAVLSYSEVTGSGLKIEAVGVVRDAEAIAA, from the coding sequence GTGAAGAACCGTGACATCGGAAAGATGGCCGTCCCCATCGGCATCGTCGGGGTGGTCCTGCTCCTCGTCATCCCGCTGCCCGCCTGGATGCTCGACTTCCTCATCGTCGTGAACATCGTGGGATCGCTCGTCATCCTGCTCACCACGATGTACGTCAAGCGACCGCTCGACTTCTCGGTCTTCCCGTCGCTCCTGCTCGTCGCGACGCTCTTCCGCCTCGGGCTCAACGTCGCGTCGACACGGCTCGTGCTGCGTGACGCCTATGCCGGTGACGTCATCGAGGCGTTCGGGCACTTCGTCGTGGGCGGGTCGCTCATCATCGGCCTCGTCATCTTCCTCATCCTCGTGGTGATCCAGTTCGTCGTCATCACCAACGGTGCCGGCCGTGTGGCAGAGGTCGGGGCGCGATTCACGCTCGACGCGATGCCCGGGAAGCAGATGGCGATCGACGCCGACCTCAACTCCGGGCTCATCACGGAGGACGCTGCGCGCCAGCGCCGTGCCGACGTCGCGGCCGAGGCCGACTTCTACGGTGCGATGGACGGTGGGTCCAAGTTCGTCAAGGGGGACGCGATCGCCGGGATCATCATCACGATCGTCAACATCCTCGGCGGGATCGCGATCGGTCTCGTGCAGCGCGGCATGGAGATCAGCGAGGCCATCAACACGTACAGCCTCCTGACGATCGGCGACGGGCTCGTCACGCAGATCCCGGCGCTCCTCCTGTCGGTCTCGACCGGCCTCATCGTCACCCGTGCGACGGCGGAGTCCGACCTCGGGACGTCGACGAGCAAGCAGCTCTCGCAGTCGAGGACGTCGCTCCTCATCGCCGGTGGCGCCGCGGTCTCGCTCGCTCTCCTGCCGGGGATGCCGAAGCTCCCGTTCATGGTCGTCGGTGCGCTCCTTCTCCTCGCCTCGCAGCGGATCAAGGCGACGGAGGCCCGCGAGGCCAAGGACGAGCTCCTCGAGCAGGCGGTCGCGGTCGCGGGCCCTGCGGCAGACACGCCCGAGCGGCTCATCGAGGAGATGCGGGTCTCGGCTCTCGAGATCTTGCTCGCACCGGACCTCGTCGACCTCGTCAGCTCAGGGTCGGACGACGACCTCTTGGCCCGTATCCGTGGGCTGCGTCGCAAGATCGCGCTCGATCTCGGCATCGTCGTGCCGCCGGTGCGCACGCGCGACTCCGTCGAGCTGCCCGCCTCGACGTACGTCCTGCGGATCTCCGGTGTCGAGGCCGCGCGGGGCGAGGTCCCGCCCGGGCGGGTGCTCGCGCTCGGCGACGACCTCGGGTCCCTGCCGGGGACCGAGGTGCACGAGCCCGTGTTCGGGCTCGCCGGCAAGTGGGTCCCGAGCGAGATGCGGTTCGCGGCCGAGATGACGGGCGCGACGGTCGTGGACCGGGTCTCTGTGCTCATCACGCACCTGAGCAGCGTCATCGGTGCGAACGCCGACCGGCTCCTCAGCCGTGAGGACGTGCGGGTCCTCACGGACGGCGTCAAGCAGGTCAACCCGTCGGTCGTCGACGAGCTCGTCCCCGGGCTCTTGTCGCTCGGCGAGGTCCAGCGGATCCTGCAGCGGCTGCTGGCCGAGCACGTGCCGATCCGCGACCTCGGCCGCATCTACGAGGCGCTCAGCCTGCGCGCGAAGGTCAGCAGCGACCCTGAGGGGCTCGTCGAGGCGGCACGTCTCACGCTCGCGCCGGCGCTCACCGCGCAGCACAGCCGTGACGGGCTGCTGCGCGTCATGACGCTCGACCCGGTGCTGGAGCAGGCGCTCCTCGAGGGCCTGCGTCCGGGCGACCAGGGGAGCCAGATCCTTCTCGACCCCGCGCGGCTCGACGCCATGATCCGGTCCTACGTCACTGGTCGGACCGCGGCCGAGAACCAGGGGCACGTCGTCGTCCTCGTGTGCGCACCTGCCCTGCGCCCGGCGCTGCACTCGCTCATCGTGCTCCACCACGGCGAGGCGGCTGTCCTCTCGTACTCTGAGGTGACCGGGTCCGGGTTGAAGATCGAAGCCGTGGGGGTGGTCCGCGATGCCGAAGCGATTGCTGCTTGA
- the csrA gene encoding carbon storage regulator CsrA, producing MLVLSRRVGEKLLIGDDIVITIIDTRGDGVRIGIEAPRSTRVNRAEVVEAVTASNLAAIAAGEGAEDVLRQLVRPASGTTPAPTASTEPDETVS from the coding sequence ATGCTGGTCCTGAGTCGTCGCGTCGGAGAGAAGCTCCTTATCGGCGACGACATCGTCATCACGATCATCGACACCCGGGGTGACGGTGTCCGCATCGGTATCGAGGCGCCACGCTCGACGCGGGTCAACCGCGCCGAGGTCGTCGAGGCCGTCACAGCGAGCAACCTGGCGGCGATCGCTGCTGGTGAGGGTGCGGAAGACGTCCTGCGCCAGCTTGTGCGTCCCGCGAGCGGCACGACGCCCGCTCCCACGGCCTCCACGGAGCCGGACGAGACCGTCTCCTGA
- a CDS encoding chemotaxis protein CheW, whose protein sequence is MDDIDDIVQEFLVESYENLDQLDQDLVALESAPSSRELLSSVFRTIHTIKGTSGFLAFSDLERVAHVGESLLVQLRDGQRQMDQHTTDVLLRMVDTIREILGRIESTGAEGGVEVDDVVAAIQRTLDGETAPAAPAAPSEAVEPAATATAAEPEPEPEPAPAPAPELAPEPAAHAAPTGGIRTATAPQPASASSITPPVGTPVSSSSTKDVPPTKDVSSSKEAPTGRSSGESSIRVDIGLLDELMRQVGELVLVRNQISQLAGFDSDADLTRSSQRLSLIASELQEGVMKTRMQPIDHIWSKMPRIVRDLAAACGVEVRLDMIGGDTELDRSLLESVKDPLTHLVRNAIDHGIETPAVRAATGKSSTGVLTLRAYHAGGQVMVEVRDDGAGIDPARVAAKALERGLKTAEQLDAMTSNEILNLVFLPGFSTAAVVTNVSGRGVGMDVVRSNIESIGGSVEVDSDVGRGTTWRLRIPLTLAIMPALTVRNGAEIYAIPQVSLQELVALDKQKTRDAIEHIGAAEVYRLRGALLPLVRLSDVLGQPQGDADSAVIAVLQADNQRFGLIVDRVLNNEEIVVKPLATQLKAIGIYAGATLMGEGQVALILDIQAIARRTLSGDIPDPDQRGADASASAAHDVQELLVVTAGAGRRVAIPLAAVTRLEQVPADRMELVGGHEVIQYRNAIVPVMRLARALGSFDGEHEDLSLVVFTRGDRTIAMVVEEIIEIVNDDGVERSAVDDIGLLGSIVLSGRVTELLDVPAALAQADPLFYTDEIDDVSSLTKTSEMAGV, encoded by the coding sequence GTGGATGACATTGACGACATCGTTCAAGAATTCTTGGTCGAGAGCTACGAGAACCTCGACCAGCTCGACCAAGACCTCGTCGCCCTGGAGAGTGCGCCGTCGTCCCGTGAGCTGCTCTCGAGCGTGTTCCGGACGATCCACACGATCAAGGGAACGAGCGGATTCCTCGCCTTCAGCGACCTCGAGCGTGTAGCGCACGTCGGGGAGTCGCTCCTCGTCCAGCTGCGCGACGGTCAGCGGCAGATGGACCAGCACACCACCGACGTGCTCCTGCGCATGGTCGACACGATCCGCGAGATCCTCGGACGCATCGAGTCGACCGGCGCTGAGGGCGGTGTTGAGGTCGACGACGTCGTCGCGGCCATCCAGCGCACGCTCGACGGCGAGACCGCACCTGCTGCGCCCGCCGCCCCGAGCGAGGCTGTCGAGCCGGCCGCGACCGCGACGGCCGCTGAGCCTGAGCCTGAGCCTGAGCCCGCGCCTGCACCGGCGCCGGAGCTCGCGCCTGAACCTGCCGCGCACGCGGCACCCACCGGTGGCATCCGTACCGCCACCGCCCCCCAGCCGGCATCGGCGTCCTCTATCACCCCCCCTGTGGGGACGCCGGTGTCTTCTTCGTCGACCAAGGACGTCCCGCCGACCAAGGACGTCTCGTCGAGCAAGGAAGCACCCACCGGTCGGTCGTCCGGCGAGTCGTCGATCCGCGTGGACATCGGGCTCCTCGACGAGCTCATGCGCCAGGTCGGCGAGCTCGTGCTCGTGCGCAACCAGATCTCCCAGCTCGCGGGCTTCGACTCCGACGCTGACCTGACCCGCTCGTCCCAGCGGCTCTCCCTCATCGCTTCCGAGCTGCAGGAGGGGGTCATGAAGACCCGCATGCAGCCGATCGACCACATCTGGTCGAAGATGCCGCGGATCGTGCGTGACCTCGCGGCCGCGTGCGGTGTCGAGGTCCGCCTCGACATGATCGGTGGGGACACCGAGCTCGACCGCAGCCTGCTCGAGTCGGTGAAGGACCCCCTCACGCACCTCGTGCGCAACGCGATCGACCACGGCATCGAGACCCCCGCCGTGCGAGCCGCGACCGGCAAGTCCTCCACCGGAGTCCTGACCTTGCGGGCCTACCACGCAGGTGGTCAGGTCATGGTCGAGGTTCGTGACGACGGCGCGGGGATCGATCCCGCACGCGTCGCGGCGAAGGCTCTCGAACGTGGTCTCAAGACTGCTGAGCAGCTCGACGCGATGACGAGCAACGAGATCCTCAACCTCGTCTTCCTTCCCGGCTTCTCCACCGCCGCCGTCGTGACGAACGTGTCCGGCCGAGGCGTCGGCATGGACGTCGTCCGGAGCAACATCGAGTCCATCGGTGGCTCGGTCGAGGTTGACAGCGACGTCGGTCGTGGCACCACGTGGCGCCTGCGCATCCCGCTGACGCTCGCGATCATGCCTGCGCTCACGGTCCGCAACGGCGCTGAGATCTATGCGATCCCGCAGGTCAGCCTGCAAGAGCTCGTCGCTCTCGACAAGCAGAAGACGCGCGACGCGATCGAGCACATCGGTGCTGCCGAGGTCTACCGGCTGCGTGGCGCGCTCCTGCCGCTGGTGCGGCTGAGCGACGTGCTCGGTCAGCCTCAGGGCGACGCGGACTCGGCGGTCATCGCTGTGCTCCAGGCGGACAACCAGAGGTTCGGCCTCATCGTCGACCGCGTCCTCAACAACGAGGAGATCGTGGTCAAGCCGTTGGCTACCCAGCTCAAGGCGATCGGCATCTACGCCGGGGCGACGCTCATGGGCGAGGGGCAGGTCGCACTCATCCTCGACATCCAGGCGATCGCTCGCCGCACGCTCTCTGGTGACATCCCGGACCCGGACCAGCGTGGGGCCGATGCCTCGGCCTCGGCTGCGCACGACGTCCAGGAGCTGCTCGTGGTCACCGCGGGCGCGGGGCGTCGTGTGGCGATCCCGCTCGCGGCCGTCACCCGGCTCGAGCAGGTCCCTGCCGACCGGATGGAGCTCGTCGGCGGGCACGAGGTCATCCAGTACCGGAACGCGATCGTCCCGGTCATGCGCCTGGCGCGTGCGCTCGGCTCGTTCGACGGCGAGCACGAGGACCTCTCGCTCGTCGTGTTCACGCGAGGCGACCGCACCATCGCGATGGTGGTCGAGGAGATCATCGAGATCGTCAACGACGACGGCGTGGAGCGTTCGGCGGTCGACGACATCGGCCTTCTCGGGTCCATCGTGCTGTCGGGCAGAGTCACTGAGCTCCTCGACGTCCCTGCGGCGCTCGCTCAGGCCGACCCCTTGTTCTACACGGACGAGATCGACGACGTGTCGTCGCTCACCAAGACCTCAGAGATGGCGGGCGTCTGA
- a CDS encoding chemotaxis protein CheW — protein MSTQYVTFRIGDALYGVEVMRVSETLGHHARTPVPLAPVGIAGLVNLRGQVVMTVDLRPRLGLEALAPENESMMVVVEVEDGSISLLVDEVGEVLNLEDDQFETPPDTLPAHVRDLITGAFKLDTGLLLTLDVDAALAA, from the coding sequence ATGTCGACCCAATATGTGACGTTCCGCATCGGCGACGCCCTCTACGGCGTCGAGGTGATGCGGGTCTCGGAGACTCTCGGCCACCATGCGCGCACCCCCGTGCCGCTCGCGCCGGTCGGCATCGCCGGCCTCGTCAACCTGCGTGGCCAGGTCGTCATGACCGTGGACCTGCGACCGCGGCTCGGGCTCGAGGCGCTCGCGCCGGAGAACGAGTCGATGATGGTCGTCGTCGAGGTCGAGGACGGCTCGATCAGCCTGCTCGTCGACGAGGTCGGCGAGGTTCTCAACCTCGAGGACGACCAGTTCGAGACGCCTCCGGACACTCTCCCGGCGCACGTCCGTGACCTCATCACCGGTGCGTTCAAGCTGGACACAGGCCTTCTTCTCACTCTCGACGTGGATGCCGCGCTGGCGGCCTGA
- a CDS encoding methyl-accepting chemotaxis protein — translation MPTSPVPGPASALATASSEPDVTVRFGIRARILALVGVFVIVLVVVSSLSISSMRSSSDDANSIASLNSAIGAPLNLLHQDQIKARMIIAEIGVAPDEESENMWLDTQTANDAEMAASIEQLQAAVPDGGSPALTSFYPAFQEWLTARDETILPVALGEDPVEYVEVYTEVSKPLVDAYLVFLDEAHVELDVYAQGIADESADASSRATTIVVVSGILGVVVALAGGMYVAGGIRRSVGAVQRSLKALASGDLTVPAEVTSRDETGVMASDLNHALEKLREALSGVVGSAGLVTDSSHEMSAGAAQMLQGAEESSAQIGVVAAAAEQVSRNVQTVAAGAEEMGASIREIAQNANDAARVAQSATAVARTTNETVAKLGTSSQEIGNVVKVITGIAAQTNLLALNATIEAARAGEAGKGFAVVASEVKDLAQETARATEDIARRVEAIQLDTVSAVAAIGEISEIIASINDYQLTIASAVEEQTATTQEMSRSVTEAATGSGEIAANISGVAQTAESSNGVISEMGHRVSGLDGIALQLRERIAAFVF, via the coding sequence ATGCCCACGTCCCCCGTACCGGGTCCCGCCTCGGCGCTCGCGACCGCCTCCTCGGAGCCCGACGTCACCGTCCGTTTCGGTATCCGCGCCCGCATCCTTGCGCTCGTCGGCGTGTTCGTCATCGTGCTCGTGGTCGTCAGCTCGCTGAGCATCAGCTCGATGCGCAGCAGCAGCGACGACGCGAACTCGATCGCTTCCCTGAACTCCGCGATCGGTGCCCCCTTGAACCTGCTCCACCAGGACCAGATCAAGGCCCGGATGATCATCGCGGAGATCGGTGTCGCGCCGGACGAAGAATCAGAGAACATGTGGCTCGACACGCAGACGGCGAACGACGCGGAGATGGCTGCGAGCATCGAGCAGCTGCAGGCCGCGGTGCCCGACGGGGGCAGCCCGGCGCTCACGAGCTTCTACCCAGCGTTCCAGGAGTGGCTCACGGCCCGTGACGAGACCATCCTCCCGGTCGCGCTGGGCGAGGACCCGGTGGAGTACGTCGAGGTCTACACCGAGGTCTCGAAGCCGCTCGTCGACGCATACCTCGTCTTCCTCGACGAGGCGCACGTCGAGCTGGACGTCTACGCCCAGGGCATCGCCGACGAGTCGGCTGACGCCTCGTCACGTGCGACGACGATCGTCGTGGTCAGCGGCATCCTCGGTGTCGTGGTAGCGCTGGCGGGCGGGATGTACGTCGCCGGCGGGATCCGCCGCTCGGTCGGTGCGGTCCAGCGCTCGCTCAAGGCGCTCGCCTCCGGAGACCTCACCGTCCCGGCCGAGGTCACCTCGCGGGACGAGACCGGTGTCATGGCGAGCGACCTCAACCACGCTCTCGAGAAGCTGCGCGAGGCCCTCTCCGGGGTTGTCGGGTCTGCCGGGCTGGTCACCGACTCGAGCCACGAGATGAGCGCCGGTGCCGCACAGATGCTCCAGGGCGCAGAGGAGTCCAGCGCACAGATCGGTGTGGTCGCAGCGGCGGCCGAGCAGGTCTCCCGCAACGTGCAGACCGTGGCCGCAGGGGCCGAGGAGATGGGCGCGTCGATCCGAGAGATCGCCCAGAATGCGAACGACGCGGCCCGGGTCGCACAGTCAGCGACAGCGGTCGCCCGCACCACGAACGAGACGGTCGCCAAGCTCGGTACCTCCTCGCAGGAGATCGGCAACGTCGTCAAGGTCATCACGGGGATCGCTGCCCAGACGAACCTGCTGGCGCTCAACGCGACCATCGAGGCTGCTCGTGCCGGTGAGGCGGGCAAGGGGTTCGCCGTCGTCGCCAGCGAGGTCAAAGACCTCGCTCAGGAGACGGCTCGCGCGACGGAGGACATCGCCCGCCGGGTCGAGGCCATCCAGCTCGACACCGTCTCGGCGGTCGCGGCGATCGGGGAGATCTCAGAGATCATCGCGAGCATCAACGACTACCAGCTGACGATCGCGTCCGCTGTCGAGGAGCAGACGGCCACGACGCAGGAGATGTCGCGGTCCGTGACCGAGGCCGCGACCGGCTCGGGCGAGATCGCGGCGAACATCTCCGGCGTCGCTCAGACCGCCGAGTCGTCCAACGGCGTCATCAGCGAGATGGGCCACCGCGTCAGCGGGCTGGACGGCATTGCGCTCCAGCTCCGTGAACGGATCGCAGCGTTCGTCTTCTGA